The genomic region ataattttggtttgttttttcTTAGCACAACTTATTATGCTTTGTAGAGGTTGACAtacttttgtaaaaatgtaatatccataaataaataaaaagagcAGCAATAAAGCTGGAAATCCCACTAAGGTTCATCATACATGTTTTTTCCATGAACTATTATAATTTGTTCCAATTTGTATCAATAAATTTACTTAGTACTGTTTGCTTGACAGAAAGTTAAATTTGGCTGTAGTAGAAATGAAATCTTTAGTTGGGAATACATAAAATTTAACACTACCTCATTTACCTATTACCACCATCCACCATGactataataaaatataccacaCTAAAACAAACTTTTTAAGTAGAATAAAACTtactttttttgttaattttagttattaaattGGATGTTTTCATACTGTCACAATGTTTTTCATCATCTATCTCAGTTGAAGCTCCCATCTCCAATTTTACATCTCTGTTTGGGTCTATCTTTTCCGTAGTTGTTCTGTTAGATTGAGTTTCACACCCAGAGTTTACTCCTAAGGTATGTTCCTCCAGTTCTTTCTTAATTTCTGTCTTAACTTCTTGGATAGCAAAATTTTCAGATGGGTCACTTGTTTCACAGTTTAACACTTTATGTTCTTCTATTTTAATATTGTTAGAACAATACGCGTCGGATAGAGACTTCTCTGTGTTATTACTTTCAAACTTACATTCCTCGAATTCTGACTTAATAACATGTTTCTCTAGAGAAGCTTCATCTTTATTAGatgttaataaattttgttttgtaaTTGTAGAATCTTCACAACCTTGATTTAACTCCATTTCTAATTTAAACATGTTTAAATAATGGTTCAGATTTGTAAGAAtctatttatatttatacttatAAAACAACTAAAACCAAATACTATTGACTATAGTCCATAGTATTTGCTCTTACGTCTTACTCATTACTTTTGACAGAGACAGAATTTACATTTACATTGGGtgcatagggcttttcatcgattggcatttgtttcgagcttctgtcatattttgtataatctgtgttataatattaagagtaaacagtagcgatcaacagcagaccatacatactcatagacgtttcacgtaaattgtcaaggtcatagaaaaaagtgttgtgtgatttggtcaaggtcaagacagcaaattagttaccattccaatccagagatgtcgctgtcagtcaatcctcttgtcatatttaacaactgacagttgacaattaaattaatttgtcatttactttttattttacagtttgtggcttaattattttattatagtggtgttacgtttttaattagatttaatcacaattttaatcaattgtattaacctcctctccgtttttatgagtagaatttttagtttacattgatcatcccgtgttgtgtttctccacatttaaaaaaacaatataatagatcctgaaacagtttattccaatagacaagtgtgtcatcaacatttcgggcctatatatttttggaagtttgtaaaagattataaaggtatttatctaaacaatcatcctacaagattctttcaaaaattttcattcaactcaatattacacatcagtgctttcacgtgacacatggcggtagtgtttagcattttgaaaacaaattggaatatttgaagttttcagtaaaacattgaataaaacattgaattatctttctgttgttttaattttctgcgaaatttcatcaaaaattcGCAAAATTTATAATGTGAAATTCTCacataactaaaatttgtcaatttagttcccattccaatcaagagatggcgttaattcgatccgaaagattaacatggccgtgaaacgtctatgagtatgtatggtttgtgatcaacaggtagcaataaaatataacttcgggagatagtatcataaactttggcaacattgggtgcattcagcagacgcaatcgctaactaatcgattagtaaTCGATTTGTGATTTACATGCTGAATGCcacaatttatgtggcattcagcagaaaatcactaatcgattagttagcgattgcgtctgctgaatgcacccattggtaatctttgacattatgtaagattaatattattgacaatttaactcataggcgcgctaaatggaagtaaccgaaaacaatgttgttattagtaaataaatatttataaaaataaacccaaccaaatgggtgaaaattttatgttaacataggtatttgtacgaaaaaataataataaataataatttcattgtgaagcgaaacgagagcagtcttattttatttagttcatagagcgccaaaggcaCTCTAGAACACCCTTTAACCCTTCTTAGGGTCCCATCAGAGGTGCATATTTCATTCTCTTTGAACTACTAAAATTCGGGCTACCGTTatcggttcacaacgaaatgatggcatgaatgccgtggcggtatctgctaaaaacgaacgaaagttttacttctaatattaacaatatcaaaaataaagtaaaacttagaactagtcttctggttaaaccaatcgtggcttgtggcttctaaaatttgcaagccaacgaattgccggagctaagaaggccgagggaaatctaccacccaagtagcaatttttcgacgcattggttgtcagtacaaacaaatgcactgtatataacgttgcccgagagcattttcagttgtttcggccaacgacccctaacccgactgacattacgatgttacaacgttaagtaatatctttagttatatgggcaactaagttattactattgtgacaactacatatcacagtcaagttttttcaacaatcgcaactacttaaaaacgttataatgctaaactaatttacgcccatgggttttctggccgactaggtagttgtctctcacgaccACAGGGCCtttactattgggaccgtgcaagttcggcaaagcgacctctatttctacgctctgtacttttattcgcacttttaattatattggccaattatattagtcctggttgctggataattgtcaaggccatagtccaaaaaaataataagaagaaaaaataagatgcaggttatgttatgcaaacataaacaattgtatgtagtaaataaaattagttattaaaatgcagtactgcaagcaaaatacaattaattaaatttacctttatataataattgcatatcatatcaatattgtggagcaatatataatttttctgcttcaatgacagaaggtatgaaatatatgtcaatttgacaatttcaattgacaatatgaattatttaagatagttgcaatatttctccgcgactcgcgcacggtcgtttctcgtttccctttccaagtacttgcacaccgcgaatagatatgtgacacgtttacggcaacttcaggagcaaaaaaagaatttactttataaccttacttttttcttattattttatattttattttgctggaaattttcgatttatttaacaacctgtttatttgttttttattagctggtttgtccattgttttatcagtagatttgataagctctaatctttgtatcagctttgctagacagggttgccaggccagttcttactctttcagtactatatccgttgcaagataatttggctgaaactccgacaaaatatgtactttttgtacatattttgtctgaattccatccgaattatcttgcagcggatagtagttttgctttcaaaaaatcaatagaaatcagtagattctttttaggccctgtaaatacagtaaaatctgtgttaacggttacctgtcaaaatcgcCCGATTTTGACAAACTTAAAGTAAACATTtaagtaaagttcactttaaagttgacatttacccatatatgaattgtgataaaggtagaggtaccaacttacttaaaatttaaaaaactgattatgaaacttacaatcattttgaaaattctccaaaccaattatatgaagatttccttatttagatctggtatttaccagtttcatttctagacaaggcgaaaacggcgggttcgaagggaaaaatattcccatgaaatttttttgcataatcacattcgtgagacatcccagaataaagttggatttatagtttgacgtagcgtagacgtagacgcaacggagacgcactggaaaagatcaacaccgaattttgtgtactcgtgtTTATAGATGAACGGaagcgcctgacggaacgtaagagaaacgtaacgtaacataagagatgaccaactttcatcttttacagtgcgtttcgtttcttccgtctggccaatcataaggcagaattttgttctgtcactcaAAGTGGACCCGCCCCGCCCCCTCATTCCTTGTGTTGTGTAAAAAGTTGAttgtcaacatattcgaattttgttaattatttgttaatacaatggatgttaagttattaatttaataaaaatatatcatagagtcatttcaatatttcagataaatatgagttgtttattagcctaattcgtggttatccacacatattatacgataggtaaatccaataaacatttaaagaccaggaaatgaaacaaaatagttggaaatcccacggcatgcggcaccaaagagcatactttcgtttatttcctaatccatgtaacacacaaaacagataaatattataataaataatagtataagtataaataaataaacacaaagtttgtttactgttcgtataatttataggctatgttgttgaattagaattaagtcattgtttactctttctactcatgcgcaaaaattccgctacgtcgatctataaattgacataatattttcttccgtctccagtccgtttcttacgtctacgttgcgtctacgtctacgctacgtcaaactataaatccaacttaaggttcaagaagtcgcccaagtgaaaagtgggccaatttttttttaacaatttttttttaatcaaattgcaagaatcaatatttttggcccgagcaattttttctttatttttttggaccattctggacaaaaaaggtctctaataatttttctctaaagttgatcgttttcgacttataagcaatttaaaattgaaaaaaacgaaaaatggcgattttcaaggcttaataactcggttaaaagttattattatgaaagtcaatatatgactaaatcaaagtttgaagcccccccctacaagatcctgaagaaattttcgtcattattttattactaagctgttatttttaagtaataataataagcgccattcacgtgtgcggggctgtaaatgctgagtgcgagagagaagctattccagcagtcctcgcagttcgcactcacatttacagcagcgtcaatacgatacaaccactcattggGGGCTATGCTGTATCATTTACGTAAACCGATTACGTACGGTAAACTCGAATTACAGGCTGTAATCTTGTGTGTAAAATCGGTATGCTGTATCAATGTTATCCAAGGGGTTGCCTACCTTCGTATGTAATTTCTTTTAGGTAAACGCACGCGTAAACGTAATTTTAaacttttctaaacaaaaattACTTGCCGTCCTTGCCGTTTAGTTTGGTTATGTGAAAATGTTTAtgttatattaaaatattaataaatattgttatttttatttgtgaaaCCAAGTTGTTTGTGTGATAGACGTATTTGATAATATTTAGTTTAGTGTTTAATTTTTAAGTGATTTTATAGTTGTTTAGTACTTcaatatattatatcataaaatgaatatttgtttttgttctaagtagctttgactatttcctactaacactacatcatcaggatACAGTAAGTACCAGGGAATGTAAAGTTGTGCTCACGAGGCGCCGACCCTCGCTCCTTGGTATCCCTCGTACCATATCATGGATCGCCCGATGCATTATGTTAAATGCAATGAGATCGTTCACGAAAATGAAGAGTAGTAGGATACTCTGTTCTAGgcgaggataccatcctttggtctccttAGTGAGTGCACCCTTACCCTACTatgcctggatcccacgtaccaaaaaatagttgattaatagcaagctgaaaatttgcttTTCATCAATTGTTTCGAGTTCctgtcatatgttatataatattaatatagggcttttcattcacagtcatttgtttcgagcttctgtcatgtgtcacataatatatctacgtcatacgttattggcatataccaatgatacaaaccaaagacgtatgacgtagatatattaatataatatgacacatgacagaagctcgaaacaaatgacaatcgatgaaaagccctatacacggattatacggcatatgacagaagctcgaaacaaatgactgtgaatgaaaagccctatagcttaacggtgtctagtcgaacaaactttgatgtacgcaaacactggaagttttaattgtggaacagtttaaaaatttggaacgtagaTTACTAAAACTCCcgtgtattttgtcagacagaacatccaattgatttgttaccctttcattaaactctcatgcaaaaatcagactgatattactaaccaacatgattcctgtcatttgacatgttcttcttgttccactcattaaaatgcccagttggtgataaacaccagtctgatttttgcatgagagtaatGAAATGGAAATAAATCAATTgcaagttctgtccgacaaaatacatggaacgttttcaaagtctgacgttccaaatttttaacttattccacaattaatacttcccctgttcccatacatcaaagtttgtctgactagacactgttaatctattaacaaataattttcagctagctattaatcaacttttttttggtacgcattaTCCAGGTCTATGCAGTTCCCTTGTTtactgatccaaaactaatgagtataAATAAGAACTGAGTACTTACTGtgcctctcccatattttcatgaagtgtctaagtagttttatgactctgtagtttgttcattattgtatttttttttgtttttataaacgggtacaaatatactgcttctccattcgtttagcatttgtccaacttccataattctattaaataaacgtattagccaacttattcctgccTCTCCTAATGGCTTCCACATTTCCCCAGGAATATCCTCcgattcctttattttttgaagtgcttgaaccaCTTCCTCATGGTCAGTGTGAGTTGACAGTAAAATCAAGTAGGAAGTATATATCAGCACGTCTCGCAACAAGGATGGAAAAAATACAGTATGTTGAAGATATACTATGTGAAGACAGACACATGTCTCTGACTCATTAGctatcatcagtacagtatagccaagttagaatagGTCTGCGTTAACCTTTCCTTGTTTGAAAAACTCTAAACATTGACTGTTTGAAACATTCCGCATTCCTTTCCTcgggtagctgtagcttcctccttggatgtgttagttgttgctctggaATCGTTAGGATCTTCTAACATTATtgtcacaaattggttgcattgcttcTGTAATGATCTTTTCCCAAGCTAGCATACACCTCTAGTAAATATAGCGGTACAGCATACAGAAATGTAGATAAACTGATAATGTTGATTTGTAAACAAAACATCTTCACTAAATGGGTGAAAAAGCTGAATTCTTCGTGTCTGTTATCTGTATTTTGATGTTGCAGTCATTAAGTTAAGGGgcagaataaaaaaaaactctgTAGACACATTAACGGACACACTTCACATGTAGTCACATCTTCTTAAGgagtgacttcatatgcagttgtGTCAGTGAATGTATTaatatcaagctttcgcaaaatttatttgtttcttcaagtctaaaataaatttataattcttttctcagtaaatacaatgaaattaagacaAAAAAGCATTGTATTAAAGAAGCATAAAAACTTACATGAGCTTAGtccattaaattttaaacattatcactaaacataaaaaatatgattGTTAATCTAGTAataattacaatgttttatttaattttatatcacAGTAATAGTTTTTGGCACTGAAATATCTCATAAAAACGGATTACTGGTTGTCTCGTAATCCATCTCGTAACTGAAGTAACTCTAGatttaaattatgtctttctGC from Diabrotica virgifera virgifera chromosome 3, PGI_DIABVI_V3a harbors:
- the LOC126882223 gene encoding uncharacterized protein LOC126882223 isoform X3; the protein is MFKLEMELNQGCEDSTITKQNLLTSNKDEASLEKHVIKSEFEECKFESNNTEKSLSDAYCSNNIKIEEHKVLNCETSDPSENFAIQEVKTEIKKELEEHTLGVNSGCETQSNRTTTEKIDPNRDVKLEMGASTEIDDEKHCDSMKTSNLITKINKKRKSSNLHKAAEAYIKGQKQTAHILNKLIDSVAKIEADNKEKELQLKERELNVRLREAKKISRELDLRHRELRIRELELGL